The Etheostoma spectabile isolate EspeVRDwgs_2016 chromosome 1, UIUC_Espe_1.0, whole genome shotgun sequence genome has a segment encoding these proteins:
- the ahctf1 gene encoding protein ELYS isoform X5 — protein MYDLTAQVTSSLLPFPGVTVDAIGEDEITLDSVLHGKFTVGRNGLAWLACGPHLEVVHAVTGERLSAYCFSGGGEHPPGVLAARDFSWLKRSGLLVGLEETEGSVLCLYDLGLSRVVKAVVIPGRITAIEPLVSYGGASTSTQHLHQSLRWFFGIAAVVTDLGHVLLVDLCLDDLSCSQSELEASDLQVVTKSPAEIPRLREVSTRQGRHLCLQLNGPSGVGATALQYISRTNQLAVGFSDGYLQLWNMKTLKKEYHSQLEGGRVPVHAFTFQEPENDPRNCCYLWAVQSSQDLEGDMVSLRLLQLAFSERKCLASGKILYEGLEYCEERYSQELSGTAFPLRAQATNTRLLSCQTIEKFRPHPDRDDSMNEVASPDTSVSIFSWQVKAYGQGTPSTYIGVFDINRWYHAQMPDSLRTGESLQNCPYLAVWSLNCVVQMLSQHVLLDVLVHDRSLSRGLPFTCPPPEQYFNPTTYNFDATCLLNSGIVHLTCSGYQKETLSFLKKAAPCSSEIISTSYSRCLMSGLLSSRIADSQASSLSQEQQLDAILSTAVETSSLGLITGCIKQWTAEEQPGSALNLRYILDWAWNKVVQTKEELDGICAPLFDSSSNFTDPQTMQLLQHSQRLLSNLSTIFQCLLSEAQELTQKGLVGLMNKNMVSSLISKYAQVVLWFCRTGLLPEGSDDDALQISRPFYTHSVISNYYTIRREELTRLAKGKWCADCLMIDGLVGQCGERLTNLWKRDENGTGQYPPPTLHALLDIYLLDHIDEAAKHAIVIYLLLDVMYSFPNKEGASVESFPPAFAIPIGLVKLVQGLWLLDHHDHQSSFELLLHPAASQCQFEWQHERVLQALMCQGQHAVALRYFHVTKPPISSTTQAKLCLSVLLHNRCLIEAWSLLRKHSNRLNMGELLGFLYESCQELGLIKELLKLPLGLTEQECLEKFLQGTGGLQNRELLMVHYLQQANYIPALQLNHSLKMNLVNERDPKLKERSNNRNLILDQYGKVLPRVQRKLAMERAKPYQHPYAIHREVSRPQPLSTITKRSVSEKVMSRAGFINNLMTKIEEVWLGKGATPESSPAKSSSTADVQSPKSSSLAHSEPFLGTPITMISKRKSRLMDLVVHPSCQTPCPLLSPPRPPNSWVSPQSTSKAPELSLLQTPLVVKRARALAASGRVFSAFTPQSILRSSLRPTPVATPSASPGRSITPPLRGKESRITFIEEAESPEAEKGIQWTNGMAADSEISLLARVSTLSKATHKTWSLSPAEEDEEEEGESPHVKFLPPEEGIPSPQLRSFETESSSIHDAAAETRPSDATQQQLNLSFDTSQISVRSTDTTLEYYDAHLPGHSDDQEGEEGHTATKKEEEIVAVYIKGTTENQEPEEKPLPTTEQTPLLSSEDIERVEEDETFEDKIALKEETNNMEEVQSKEEDVESSSKQENAATSYQEEMAGHNQVCNQITESTDSGAEVQSPDLTVGQDVLTETTESTEFTDYLKPSAVIEPTNEPEEDLDRSTDLTEFVQRHLFGNDLSSPFTRSGIHNASQTSFNSESLCEVEEAAQAAGEALPALTSQTSTASVTSSEPTGTDSHSVVSVNDSEELSSSMSEEEEEEEEEEDDDEEEEEESDQAEEEDDEEDSGSEVEIIEEVQGNGRLPALQPSSVFVQQGHAHYLPSLSEQEAVELSLISPGAEIKMVEEDIEGEVVMVRLGEEEELKADEDEEQGSSYVELKPSSTILVPLELVEGQGGLLNSSQLGPPEIQQSLPDDPRCETHSGFSLMLDMDEDMDKDADTLPMENDLQSSVPPTLSPVVEAIDKLVAKHEVIHLGTDDKDPSLSEEVHKEDQRKEMDTLDGIEVNGPTESELLKLANPQTENTEANHETIDDKEQSDAELVMSVEDDEPEGLSAFGPSPGEELPAEMLAEDHEPEGLSASGPSPGEELPAEMLAEDHEPEGLSASRPSPGEELPAGMLAEAHEPEGLSASGPSPGEELPAGMLAEDHEPECLSASEPSPGEELPAGMLADDHEPQSFSASEPSPGEEQPAVMLAKDHEMIGISASAFSPVEELPAVMLAEAHEPEGLSASGPSPGELPAVMLVEDHKPASSLVSGPSPVGELLAVVHNKDSTAEKYAAEEEMVEEADKATLAEDQEEPEENGPVDMDKAITHTNETETVVEEKQQDFKALADTEEDNREEIKTENETRRRTRGSLRKVVEEEKPVTLVFSSNSQPEEQPVPATPTSQRKKKAPSTPTRRTTRAMTVTFISPLPEEPEENGKVEEAETSTLLPASPSRTPQKSKQNKETKVQASTPRRSTRKAQPEPPKQELDEGEVHATSKVSSPARRRVTLTATTTRTSQRTQSGEEDHEDEVTDAKVSQRTSLKTRTPAKRRTTQGNTPRKSSRKLSSSEVLSTPLMILEEEKEQLEVIASPVKGNSRKRTESSETQPGLLKEENKTPSSPGRATRQSNRITLNIYPQVKLVPLSLPQSTRNRDETISKNIKESGVLLKPELNSNAGCTNSHRLTRNKLWDHAEEDHPLLNSPLEVDSETPVADALIRRLKEEKQEGAVVVTKMLRTSRSTSYVRSKSSGEQVNSLLLVKDGVVPEPEEDESSPGEHSFIYSPSRRRTRAKRAESPGSSEESAAPVTRSSRRRRVTDASVTPHDEIASEHLVEVEKAAGISKTRKAGKRTAKSKAVLEPPPIAEVDLISPLPSPAEPRAQKRIKEGEAPASSMNLRRKRIMDTVFTKPVTRRKKL, from the exons ATGTATGACCTGACTGCCCAAGTCACCAGCAGCTTGCTGCCTTTCCCAGGAGTGACCGTAGATGCTATAGGGGAAGATGAGATCACCTTAGACTCTGTGCTACATGGGAAATTCACTGTTG GCCGCAATGGGCTGGCCTGGCTGGCCTGTGGCCCTCATCTGGAGGTTGTCCATGCAGTGACTGGAGAACGGCTGTCTGCATACTGCTTCAGTGGTGGAGGCGAGCACCCCCCCGGTGTCCTTGCTGCCAGGGACTTCAGCTGGCTCAAACG GTCTGGATTACTAGTTGGCCTGGAGGAAACAGAGGGCAGCGTGCTATGTCTTTATGACTTAGGACTGTCAAGGGTGGTCAAAGCTGTGGTTATACCAGGCAGG ATTACAGCTATTGAGCCGCTAGTGAGTTATGGCGGAGCAAGCACGTCGACCCAGCATCTTCACCAGAGTCTGCGCTGGTTTTTTGGCATTGCCGCCGTGGTAACGGATCTCGGTCATGTTCTGCTTGTGGACCTCTGTCTTGATGACTTGTCCTGCAGCCAAAGTGAACTGGAGGCTTCAG ACTTGCAGGTAGTGACCAAATCTCCTGCAGAGATCCCCAGGCTGAGAGAAGTCAGCACCAGGCAGGGCAGACATCTTTGTCTCCAACTGAATGGGCCTAGTGGAGTTGGTGCCACAGCTCTGCAGTACATCTCAAGGACCAACCAGCTGGCAGTGGGATTTTCAGATGGATATTTACAGCTGTGGAACATGAAGACTTTAAAGAAGGA ATACCACTCCCAGTTAGAGGGTGGCAGAGTGCCTGTGCATGCCTTCACCTTCCAAGAGCCAGAAAATGACCCTAGGAACTGTTGCTACCTCTGGGCTGTCCAGTCTTCTCAGGACCT tGAGGGAGATATGGTCAGCCTCCGCCTGCTTCAGCTGGCCTTCAGTGAAAGGAAGTGCCTAGCTTCTGGGAAGATCCTCTATGAg GGTCTGGAGTACTGTGAGGAACGGTACAGCCAGGAGTTAAGTGGCACAGCTTTCCCTCTCAGAGCCCAGGCCACCAACACCCGCCTGCTTAGTTGTCAGACCATCGAGAAGTTCCGACCCCATCCCGACAGGGATGACAGCATGAACGAAG TTGCATCTCCAGACACCAGTGTGTCTATCTTCAGCTGGCAAGTCAAGGCCTATGGTCAGGGAACCCCGTCTACCTACATCGGGGTTTTTGACATCAATCGTTGGTACCACGCACAGATGCCAGACTCTTTGAG aACTGGAGAGTCTCTGCAAAATTGTCCATACCTGGCAGTTTGGTCTCTGAACTGCGTAGTGCAGATGTTGTCTCAACACGTCCTCCTGGATGTGCTGGTGCATGACCGCAGCCTGAGCAGGGGCCTGCCCTTCACCTGCCCCCCACCAGAACAGTACTTTAACCCCACCACATATAACTTTG ATGCTACATGCTTGCTCAATTCTGGAATTGTGCATTTAACCTGCTCTGGGTATCAGAAGGAg ACCCTGAGCTTTTTGAAGAAAGCTGCTCCTTGTTCCAGTGAAATCATCTCTACTAGCTACTCTCGCTGCCTCATGTCCGGCCTACTCTCATCTCGCATTGCTGACAGCCAGGCCTCTAGCCTCTCTCAG GAGCAGCAGCTGGATGCCATCTTGTCCACAGCAGTTGAGACCAGCTCCTTGGGACTGATCACTGGCTGTATCAAGCAGTGGACTGCTGAAG AACAACCTGGCTCTGCCCTGAACCTGCGCTACATCCTGGATTGGGCCTGGAACAAAGTGGTCCAGACCAAGGAGGAACTGGATGGCATct GTGCACCGCTCTTTGACAGCTCATCCAACTTTACAGACCCTCAGACCATGCAGCTGCTACAGCACAGCCAGAGACTGCTCAGTAACCTCAGTACTATCTTCCAATGTCTGCTCAGCGAAGCTCAGGAGCTCACACAAAAAG GCCTGGTGGGTCTGatgaacaaaaacatggtgtccAGTCTGATTTCCAAATACGCTCAGGTGGTGCTCTGGTTCTGTCGTACTGGTCTACTGCCTGAAGGATCAG ATGACGATGCTCTCCAGATCTCCAGGCCTTTCTACACTCACTCAGTCATCAGCAACTACTATACTATACGAAGAGAGGAGCTCACCAGGCTGGCTAA GGGCAAGTGGTGTGCAGACTGCCTGATGATTGACGGTTTGGTCGGACAATGTGGTGAACGCTTGACCAACCTGTGGAAGAGGGACGAGAATGGGACAGGGCAATACCCACCACCTACACTGCAC GCCTTGTTGGACATTTACCTTCTGGACCACATTGATGAAGCTGCCAAACATGCAATT GTGATTTACCTGTTGCTGGATGTTATGTACTCCTTCCCCAATAAGGAGGGTGCATCAGTGGAGTCTTTCCCCCCAGCTTTTGCCATCCCTATTGGACTTGTGAAACTAGTACAAGGCCTCTGGCTGCTAGACCATCATGACCACCAG AGTTCATTTGAGTTGCTCCTGCATCCCGCTGCCTCTCAGTGTCAGTTTGAGTGGCAGCACGAGCGAGTCCTGCAAGCGCTGATGTGCCAGGGCCAACACGCAGTGGCTCTTCGATACTTCCATGTTACGAAGCCCCCAATTTCCTCCACCACCCAGGCTAAACTCTGCCTGTCTGTACTATTACATAACAG GTGTCTCATAGAAGCTTGGTCCTTACTTCGGAAGCACTCTAATCGCCTCAACATGGGAGAGCTGCTGGGCTTTCTGTATGAGAGCTGCCAGGAGCTGGGTCTTATCAAGGAGCTGCTCAAACTGCCCCTGGGCCTCACTGAGCAG GAATGTTTGGAGAAGTTTCTCCAGGGTACAGGGGGTCTTCAGAACAGAGAGCTGCTGATGGTTCATTACCTTCAGCAGGCCAACTACATTCCGGCCCTGCAGCTTAACCACAGCCTCAAAATGAACCTGGTG AATGAGCGGGACCCAAAGCTTAAAGAACGATCCAACAACAGGAACTTGATATTGGATCAGTATGGCAAGGTTTTGCCGAGAGTCCAGAGGAAACTGGCAATGGAGAGAGCAAAGCCCTACCAGCACCCCTATGCCATCCACAGAGAAG TTTCTCGGCCACAGCCACTGTCAACCATTACCAAACGCTCCGTCAGTGAGAAGGTGATGTCGAGGGCTGGCTTCATCAACAATCTCATGACCAAGATTGAGGAGGTGTGGTTAGGCAAAGGGGCTACGCCAGAGTCCTCCCCAGCCAAGAG ctCAAGTACTGCTGATGTTCAGAGCCCCAAGTCCTCCTCCTTGGCCCATTCTGAGCCCTTCCTGGGAACTCCTATTACCATGATCTCCAAGCGGAAGTCAAG GCTGATGGACTTGGTGGTTCACCCCTCCTGTCAGACGCCTTGCCCTCTCCTCAGCCCCCCCAGACCTCCCAACTCTTGGGTTTCTCCACAGAGCACCAGCAAGGCCCCTGAACTCAGTCTGCTGCAAACACCGCTGGTTGTCAAG CGAGCTCGGGCCTTGGCTGCTTCTGGCCGTGTGTTCTCAGCCTTCACTCCCCAGTCCATCCTGCGCAGCAGCCTGAGGCCCACACCTGTTGCCACCCCGTCTGCTTCTCCAGGGCGCTCCATCACCCCCCCACTCCGTGGCAAAGAGAGCCGGATCACCTTTATTGAGGAGGCAGAATCTCCTGAAGCGGAGAAGGGCATCCAATGGACCAATGGG ATGGCAGCAGACAGTGAGATTAGCTTGCTGGCCAGAGTCTCTACGCTATCCAAAGCCACACATAAGACCTGGTCTTTATCGCCTgccgaggaggatgaggaagaggaaggggaaTCGCCTCATGTGAAGTTCCTCCCTCCAGAAGAAGGTATTCCCTCCCCACAGCTGAGATCCTTTGAGACAGAGTCATCCTCAATCCATGATGCCGCTGCAGAAACCAGACCATCAGATGCAACACAACAGCAACTTAACCTGAGCTTTGACACCAGCCAGATATCTGTCCGTTCAACAGACACCACTCTAGAGTATTATGATGCACATCTTCCTGGTCACTCGGACGAccaggaaggagaggaggggcATACAGCCAccaagaaagaagaggagataGTTGCAGTGTACATCAAAGGCACAACTGAAAATCAAGAACCAGAGGAAAAACCTTTACCAACCACTGAGCAAACCCCTCTGCTGTCATCGGAGGACATAGAGAGGGTAGAAGAAGATGAAACATTTGAGGACAAAATTGCTTTGAAAGAGGAGACTAACAACATGGAAGAAGTTCAGTCTAAAGAGGAGGATGTTGAGTCAAGTAGCAAACAGGAAAATGCTGCAACATCATACCAAGAGGAGATGGCTGGTCACAATCAAG TTTGTAACCAGATAACTGAGAGCACGGACTCTGGGGCCGAGGTCCAATCCCCGGATCTAACAGTGGGACAGGATGTCCTGACCGAGACCACTGAATCCACAGAGTTCACTGACTATCTGAAACCATCTGCAGTCATTGAACCCACAAATGAACCAGAAGAAGATCTGGATCGATCAACAG ATCTGACAGAGTTTGTGCAAAGGCATCTGTTTGGCAACGATCTGTCATCTCCGTTTACCCGCTCGGGAATCCACAACGCATCACAGACGTCCTTCAACAG TGAGTCACTTTGTGAGGTTGAAGAGGCGGCGCAGGCAGCTGGTGAAGCTCTTCCAGCGTTAACCAGCCAAACATCTACTGCCTCTGTGACATCCTCCGAGCCAACTGGCACAGACTCCCACT CTGTTGTTAGTGTTAATGATAGTGAAGAACTTTCTAGCTCTAtgtctgaggaggaggaggaggaggaggaagaagaagatgatgatgaggaggaggaggaggagtctgATCAAGctgaggaggaagatgatgagGAGGACTCTGGTAGTGAGGTGGAGATCATTGAGGAGGTCCAGGGTAATGGGAGGCTGCCAGCCCTTCAACCCAGTTCAGTCTTTGTACAACAGGGACACGCACACTACCTGCCAAGTCTCTCAGAGCAGGAGGCTGTAGAGTTATCTCTGATCTCACCCGGTGCAGAGATAAAG ATGGTAGAGGAGGACATAGAGGGGGAGGTGGTGATGGTGAGACTTGGGGAAGAAGAAGAGCTGAAGGCAGATGAGGATGAAGAACAAGGATCATCATATGTGGAGCTCAAACCCTCTAGCACCATCCTGGTACCCCTGGAGCTTGTGGAGGGGCAGGGCGGCCTGCTCAATAGTTCTCAGCTGGGTCCTCCTGAGATTCAGCAAAGCCTGCCAGATGATCCGAGGTGTGAAACTCACAGCGGCTTTTCTCTGATGCTGGATATGGATGAAGACATGGATAAAGACGCAGACACGCTGCCTATGGAGAATGATCTGCAGTCCTCCGTCCCTCCCACCCTGTCTCCAGTAGTGGAGGCTATTGACAAACTTGTGGCTAAACATGAGGTTATACATTTGGGCACAGATGACAAGGATCCTTCTCTGTCTGAAGAAGTCCACAAAGAGGACCAGAGAAAAGAAATGGACACCTTGGATGGAATTGAGGTAAATGGGCCGACAGAGTCAGAACTTTTAAAACTCGCCAACCCACAAACTGAAAACACAGAGGCAAACCATGAGACAATAGATGATAAAGAACAGAGTGATGCAGAGTTAGTAATGTCTGTTGAAGACGATGAACCAGAAGGTCTTTCAGCCTTTGGACCAAGTCCAGGAGAAGAACTCCCTGCTGAGATGTTAGCTGAAGACCATGAACCAGAAGGTCTTTCAGCCTCTGGACCAAGTCCAGGAGAAGAACTTCCTGCTGAGATGTTAGCTGAAGACCATGAACCAGAAGGTCTTTCAGCCTCCCGACCAAGTCCAGGAGAAGAACTCCCTGCTGGGATGTTAGCTGAAGCTCACGAACCAGAAGGTCTTTCAGCCTCTGGACCAAGTCCAGGAGAAGAACTCCCTGCTGGGATGTTGGCTGAAGACCATGAACCAGAATGTCTTTCAGCCTCTGAACCAAGTCCAGGAGAAGAACTCCCAGCTGGGATGTTAGCTGATGACCATGAACCACAAAGTTTTTCAGCCTCTGAACCAAGTCCAGGAGAAGAACAACCAGCTGTAATGTTAGCCAAAGACCATGAAATGATAGGTATTTCAGCCTCTGCATTCAGTCCTGTGGAAGAACTCCCAGCTGTGATGTTGGCTGAAGCTCACGAACCAGAAGGTCTTTCAGCCTCTGGACCAAGTCCAGGTGAACTTCCAGCTGTGATGTTAGTTGAAGACCATAAACCTGCAAGTTCTTTAGTCTCGGGACCAAGTCCAGTGGGAGAACTCCTAG CAGTTGTGCATAACAAAGACTCTACGGCAGAGAAATATGCTGCTGAGGAGGAGATGGTAGAAGAGGCGGACAAAGCAACACTTGCTGAGGACCAGGAGGAGCCTGAAGAGAACGGGCCTGTTGATATGGACAAAGCGATAACCCACACCAATGAGACAGAGACCGTTGTAGAGGAGAAGCAGCAGGACTTCAAAGCCTTAGCAGACACAGAAGAGGATAACCGGGAAGAAATTAAGACGGAAAATGAAACAAGAAGGAGAACCAGGGGAAGCCTGAGAAAAGTTGTTGAAGAAGAGAAACCTGTGACGCTGGTTTTCAGCTCAAATAGCCAACCAGAGGAACAGCCTGTGCCAGCGACCCCCACTTctcagaggaaaaagaaagctCCTTCCACCCCAACACGGAGGACCACGAGAGCAATGACTGTAACCTTTATCTCTCCCCTCCCAGAGGAGCCAGAGGAGAATGGGAAAGTGGAAGAGGCAGAAACAAGCACTCTGCTCCCTGCCTCACCTAGTCGTACACCTCAAAAGAGTAAACAGAACAAAGAAACTAAAGTCCAGGCTAGTACGCCTCGAAGAAGTACTCGCAAAGCTCAGCCAGAGCCTCCTAAACAAGAGTTAGATGAGGGGGAAGTTCATGCAACGTCCAAGGTGTCTTCTCCAGCCAGACGGCGCGTGACCCTGACGGCCACCACAACAAGGACAAGCCAAAGGACCCAAAGTGGAGAGGAGGACCATGAGGATGAGGTCACAGACGCAAAGGTTTCTCAAAGAACAAGCTTAAAGACTCGCACACCGGCCAAACGCAGGACCACTCAAGGAAACACTCCGAGGAAGTCCAGCAGAAAATTGAGTAGTAGTGAGGTGCTGTCGACACCATTGATGATCttggaagaggagaaggagcagTTGGAAGTCATTGCCTCCCCTGTCAAAGGAAACTCCAGGAAAAGGACCGAATCATCAGAGACGCAGCCTGGCCTGCTAAAGGAGGAGAACAAAACACCTTCCAGCCCCGGCAGGGCAACTCGGCAGTCCAACCGTATCACCCTAAACATTTATCCACAA GTGAAACTGGTTCCTCTGTCCCTTCCTCAGAGTACGAGAAACAGAGACGAGACcatttcaaaaaatataaaagaaagtggaGTTCTACTCAAGCCTGAACTTAACAGCAATGCTGGTTGCACCAACTCCCATCGGCTAACTAGAAACAAACTCTGGGATCACGCTGAGGAAGACCATCCCTTGCTAAACTCGCCGTTGGAGGTGGATTCTGAAACCCCTGTCGCAGACGCCCTTATCAGGAGACTCAAGGAAGAGAAGCAGGAAG GAGCAGTAGTCGTCACAAAGATGCTAAGAACCAGTAGGAGTACGTCGTACGTGCGTAGTAAGTCGTCAGGGGAGCAGGTTAACTCGCTACTTCTTGTGAAGGACGGCGTGGTCCCCGAACCCGAAGAGGACGAGTCTAGTCCAGGAGAGCATTCATTCATCTATTCCCCCTCACGAAGAAGAACAAGAG CTAAAAGAGCGGAGTCTCCTGGCTCGAGCGAAGAGTCTGCAGCGCCTGTCACTcgcagcagcagaagaagacGTGTCACCGATGCCTCTGTTACTCCCCAT gaTGAAATTGCTTCGGAACATCTTGTGGAAGTGGAGAAAGCAGCAGGCATTTCTAAGACCAGAAAAGCAGGCAAACGAACAGCCAA ATCCAAAGCAGTTTTGGAGCCACCTCCCATAGCGGAGGTGGACCTGATCTCGCCTCTGCCTAGCCCAGCTGAGCCACGAGCACAGAAGAGAATTAAGGAGGGAGAGGCTCCGGCCTCGAGCATGAACCTTCGACGCAAACGCATAATGGACACCGTTTTCACAAAACCTGTCACACGGAGGAAGAAACTTTAA